The stretch of DNA ACAGTTTTACCTTAATACTCATCTCATCTACTAGGATTATAAAAGCATAAGTTGCATGAAATGGAATCAGAATTTGGTCTGAGGAAAAAAGCACACGAGAGTTGTATATTTACGAGTTTCTTCCGGAATGTTTCAAATTgcccccactctctttctctctatccacCTACTTGTGTACACACCATGCATGATTCAAAGAGCCGGTATCTAAACTTGAGATgcacagaaaataaaagtaactctTCACTGTCTCTTCTCAAAGCAGGAGTCATAATCACCTGCAGGACACAACTGCTGTTCCCCGAGCTGGCTGCCTGTGTGCACCATTAGTTACAAACCTTCCCACCTACTGGGACgaaggaaaatgaaatggcaGGAAGATGGAGGCTGTTAATTTGCTCCTTGGGGAATGAAGGATGAGATGCATGGTAGAGGACAGCCGTCTCTGAACTCGGTTTCCACATCCAAGAAGATAAATGCTTTCCTGCATCTTCTGAAGCAAAGACCTCTGTTAGTTTAGTACAACCAAGCCTGCGCGTCTTAGGCTTGTAAACTACTCTTTGAATCTGCATTCTTGGCAATTGGCAAACCCAAACCGAAACACGCTTTCCATCATCACGTGAACTGCAAGCTATAGCCAAACTGAAGAACATTTTTTCTTTGCTGGAAGCAAAAGGGTTCTGAAGCTGTTTTaggaatacatatatatcttaGCATCTAAAATCATCACTCAAATAGAACATGGATCTGTGACTTGAAGCAGATGGAGAcacccccagcccacccaccTACTGATGTTGCTTCGTTGGGAAGACATGAAATGTGGTAGGAGTTCTAATTTGTTACCATCGGTTGAAAAGGTCCCAAAGCTCACCATGCAAATGCAAAAGGAAACATCTTTGCAAGCTATTTTCTGGTCAGTGTGTCCAATTaggggaaatggaaaatccaGCCCTggattcctcttccttttccatctgcctatttttgttttaaagcagttGATGGGACATGTCAACATGGCATCTAGCATCTCAGCAGTGTGGAGTCAGTGAGCAAGCTTACACAGGACAGAGAGAGCCAGCTTGTCCTCAGCTTCCTCTCAGATCTGATGAGGGAGAATGGTTCCATTGTCTGTGACTAACAAACAGAGCAAAAATAATCTGCAAGTAGACAAGGAAGGAGCAGCCAGGCCTTGCAGGATAGAGCATCTAAGATGAGGTGTCAGATGCGCAGGCACCCCATGGCGTTCATGCATCTTTTGGACATTACAAGCTcaaacatccttttattttcctttaaactttttatcttgagaTAATTGttgattcacatgcagttgtgaGGACTAATACAGATAGATCCTTGTACCACTTACCCAGGCTTTCCCAATGAGGTAATATCTTGCAAGCCGACAGTCTAATATCataaccaggatattgacattgatgtAATCTGCCAGTGTGTGTTGTGCTTTGAAAATCAATTTAACcctttgtaaaagaagaaaatccatgaAAATGCCTGAGGTTGGACTAACGGTCTTTAGATGATGTTTTGTGTATTTATGCGCAGACTGCTTTGTTTGACGGAGGGAGGCATGGCAGGCACTGTGAACGCATAGATTCCCTGGTTCTTCCCATGGATCAAAGTTCTCTCTCACTGGCAGCACTTCCCGTGGAGGAGGAgtttctttgcattttgtttcaGTTTAGGATTTCCGAAAATTAAGATCATAGAGTGTCCAGAAGGATAGGACCCAAACACCCAGAGACAGAACAGAAAGACGAGGCTTCTGAGCTGAAAGATCTGAAAAGAGAGCAAAGCAGCTGCCATgtagtgggagaggcagaggaccAGGAAGGATAGAACGGACAGGATTGTGCTCACATGGACACCTGTGCTAGGGTCCCTGGGGCCTGTTGCTGTGTTTCTCATCTGCCAGGTGTGTCTCCCCAGGGAAAATATCAAAAGCAGGGTGGAACTGAGGAAGATAAGCAGCGGCAATAATAACCTAATAAGAAAGACAATCTCTAAAGTAGATGTTTCTTTGATTTGAGTTGCGTTTGGGGAAAAAAGGCTGGACAAGACGTTTTGGGAATAAACCCATATCTGTTTGCTGCAGAAAACAGAAGGGATGGATGCATACATCATGGACCCGAGGATCAGCCATGGCATCCACTTGGATATCCTTATCTTCAACCagaagaagaatgagtgagtTATGGGGGCAATCTTGGCACAGTAGTAAACACCAAGCCATGTGGCAAACCAAAGTCCCAATTCATTTACAAACAcgaaaattacaaaattatcagCAAGTAGGGGGACTTCAATCAAGAAGAGAGTACCCAGA from Vulpes vulpes isolate BD-2025 chromosome 3, VulVul3, whole genome shotgun sequence encodes:
- the TAS2R1 gene encoding taste receptor type 2 member 1, translated to MSEFYLIIHFLFTVMQFLIGVLANGIIVVVNGTELIKQRKMIPLALLLCCLAISRICLQLVILCMNLGTLFLIEVPLLADNFVIFVFVNELGLWFATWLGVYYCAKIAPITHSFFFWLKIRISKWMPWLILGSMMYASIPSVFCSKQIWVYSQNVLSSLFSPNATQIKETSTLEIVFLIRLLLPLLIFLSSTLLLIFSLGRHTWQMRNTATGPRDPSTGVHVSTILSVLSFLVLCLSHYMAAALLSFQIFQLRSLVFLFCLWVFGSYPSGHSMILIFGNPKLKQNAKKLLLHGKCCQ